Genomic DNA from Rhodothermales bacterium:
TACTTCCTCTACAGGGGAGAGCCGATGGGTTTCGAGTTCGAACTCCTGGATTGGTTCGCGAGGGCCAACGACCTGTATCTGCAGCCACTGGTGGTCAGAGACCGGGACAGTCTGCTGGTCCTCCTCAATCAGGGCGTGGGCGATGTGGTCGCTGCACGCCTGAGCGCCACTGCGGAGGATTCGGTGTGGGTGGGGTTCACCCGTCCGCTCTACCGGACCAACCCGGTTGTCGTGCAGAGGGAGGCACCCCTTGAGGAGGCCGACGTGCCGCCCGAACTCAACTCGCTGATAGACAGTGTCGCCGGCGCGGCGCCCCCCGAAACCGAGCTTCAGGATGCGGCGAGAGGGGCCGTCATCCGACCCGCGGCGCCGGGAGATCCTGTGACTGTGAGGGCGCGGTTGGTCACCCGGCCGGGGGACCTGGCCGGCAGGGAGGTGCACGTGCTCGAGGGCACACGCATCGAGGACCGGTTGCTGGAACTGAGCGACGGCCTTACCGGCGACATCCACGTCGTTGAGGTCGATTCGGGTTCCGTGGAGATGCTCATTCGCGAAGTGGCGGAGGAAACCATCAATTTCACGGTGGGGCACGAGAACGTGGCCGAGCTGCAGGAATCCTACTACTCGAACCTGGTCATCTATCCCACCGTGGACGACCCCTATGAGGTTTCGCTGGCCGTGCGCAGAAACGCGCCCGACCTCTGGCAGGCCCTCAACGCCTGGATCGAGGAGAACCCCGGTCTTCGCGCCAACCTGTATCGCAAGTACTTCGAGGATCGTCGAGGCTATCGGGAGCGGGTCAGTGATGAGTACCTGACCTCCGAGACAGGCGTGCTCAGCCCCTATGACAGCCTGTTCAGGCAGCACGCTCCGATAGTGGGATGGGATTGGCGCCTGTTGGCCTCCCAGGCCTTTCAGGAGTCGCGATTCGACCCACGCGCCAGGTCCTGGGCCGGTGCCATGGGTCTGCTCCAGCTCATGCCGGCAACGGCGCGCGAGGTGAATGTCGCCGACCCGTATGATCCTGTCGAGAATGTGGAGGGTGCAGCGCGATACCTGATCTGGCTGACTTCCGTCTGGGAGGACGAGATCCCCGACCCCGGTGAGCGCCTGAAGTTCATTCTGGCGTCCTACAACGCAGGAGCCGGACACGTTGGGGACGCTCGACGCCTGGCTAAGAAGTACGGCGGAGATCCCAATGACTGGGAAAGTGTAGCCTACTGGCTGCTTCGCAAGTCAGAGCGTTCGGTCTATCGCGACCCGGTGGTTCGTTATGGCTTCTGCCGGGGTCTCGAGCCGGTCACCTACGTGGCCAAGATCCTCGATCGATTCGCGCACTACTCGCAGTTTGTGGACCCGGAGGCGACGCCCTTGATCAGCGATCCCCCGGTCGAGGCGCCCTGATCGAGGTCTTTCAGGATGCTGCGATAGGCATCGATCAGCCGCGCGCGCAGCTGCAGCGAGCGCTGATGGAAATCCTTCTGGTACGCCCGGTAGGTCTCCTTGCCTGATGCTGTTTCGAGGGCGATGGGCTCGTAACCAAGCGCCCGAAGGTCGTATGGGCTGGCCCGCATGTCGACGGCACGGATCTCAGCAGCGAGCAGGAACGCGTCCGCGACAAGCTCCCCGGGGATCAGCGGGTAGCGCTTCATGGCCCATCGGTAGATGTCCATGTTGACATGGAGGCATCCTGGTTGCTCCAGGTGCTGAACCGTGTGGGCCTGCGGACGATGCAGATTCAGCGGGACGGCGTCCGGGGTAAAGAAGCGAAAGGCATCATAATGGGTGCACACAACGGGTCCTGCCTGCACGACCTCTCGAATCACCTCCATTGACACCCTCAACGGGGTCTGCGTGTGACGCACCTTGCCGGCTTTGTAGACCATGGCCCACTCATGCAGGCCGTGACAGGCGAGCAGGGGAGGGCGTGCCTGCACGGCCTCCAGCAGGCTGAGAATCCAGCGGGTGGACGAGCGGAGTTTGGCACTCAGCAGGCTCGCACGAAACACCGCATCGTCACCGAGTCTGAGGGCATACTGGCGATCGCCGAATTTCCAGGCTCCGCCTTCCAGCCGCACCCCGACTCCGGGAGACCAGGCCAGTAGCGCAGACGGCCGGAAGCGGTAGTATTCGAACAGGAAGTCCATTACCGGGTGTTTTTTACCCCGGGAGCGCCGGTCAAGATGGGCCTGAACCGTTGCCTGGAGACGCCGACGGTGTGTGTCTGCCCGAGCCTGCCACACCTCGGTCTTCAGCGTGTTCACAGTGACCGCCGTGGATCCGTCGGTTGCACAGTCCCTTTGGGGCGCCGGTGCATGGTCGGTATGTCCTGCGGTCTGGTTGATCGGTGCGGATGGCCTGCGTAATGTGCGCCCGCCCCATTCACCCTTTCGCAGAGCCCCCGTTCCATGTTTGAGAAGTTCACCAGGGCCATCCTCATCACGGCGGTGGCGACGGCCGGGGCGGCATGGGTGTTGTCGGTGCTGCAGGACCGCAAGCAGGGCCCTCGTGGTCTGCTCGGGCCGGGGGCCGCCGAAGTGGATGCAGACGCGCTACCCGACGAGCAGCGTCGCGCGATGCTGGACGAACTGGAGGCCCAGCTATGATTCGTTTTCTGCTGATCGGCCTGCTGCTTGTCGCCGGATGCGTGGCTCCAGAGGCTGCAGAACAGCCGATACCCCGGCCCAGCATTCCGGAGCGCCCCGAGGGAGCCCGCGTGCTGACGGCGGGGTTCGTGATCACGCCGCAGGTCTTCAACTCGGAGCTGATGGCCCCGTACGATGTTTTTCAGCACTCGATCTTTCGAGATGAATCCGATTACATCGAGACGTTTGTGGTCAGCGAGACAGGCGGTCCGATCGAGACATTTGAGGGGATTCTGGTCACGCCACACTACAGTTTTGCGGATGCACCTGATATCGACATCCTTGTGATCCCGAGCGCAGGAGGCAGTATGACTGCCGACCTGGAGAACGCCGCGTTGCTAAACTGGCTGGGTCAGGCCGTCGAGGATGCGGATTGGGTGATTACCGTGTGCGACGGTGCATTCCCCCTGGCGGCCACCGGCGCACTGAATGGAAGGAAAGCCACTACGTTTCCAGCCGACCGGCAGGCGCTGCAGGAGCAGTTTCCCGAGGTCGAGGTGCTGTTTGACCAGCGCATCGTTGTCGATGGGAAGTTTATCACGTCTGTCGGAGGCGCCATGAGCTACGAGCCGGCCTTCTACCTGGTAGAGAGGCTCTACGGCAAACAGCACGCCGACCTGACAGCCGAGGGCCTGGTCTGGCCCTGGGATATCACCCAGGTCCCCATGCTGGAGGTACCCTGATGGAGTGTCCATCCTGTGCGCTGGAGGCGCCGGACGATGCCGAGGAGTGTCCCTACTGCGGGTATGAGTTTCCGCGGCAGAAACGCTCCGTGATGACGATGGCGGTGGTCATGGCACTGCTGCTTGCATGGCCGCTCTTCAAGCTGATTCAGATGCTGGCATCGTGAGCATGCTTGGGGACATGCCCCTGCACACCTTCATGGCTGAGTGCTGGCAGAAACGGCCCGTACTGCTGCGGGGTGTCTTTCCGGGCGACTTCTGTCCCATCGGCCAGGAAGATCTCATGGCAGCCGCCATGTTGGATGATGCCGATTCACGGCTGATCGTTGCGGACGAGTGGCCACCCGAGCTCTACTACGGGCCTTTTGAGCAGGATGATTTTGCAGACCTGCCGGAAGGCGATTGGACTCTGCTCGTGCAGGAGATGGATCGTCTCCGCCCGGAAGTCGCCGAGGTACTGAATCACTTCCGCTTCCTGCCCAATTGGAGGGTTGACGACCTCATGGTTAGTTGGGCGGCACCCGGCGGTGGCGTGGGAGCCCACACGGATCAGTACGATGTCTTCCTGATCCAGGGACTCG
This window encodes:
- a CDS encoding transglycosylase SLT domain-containing protein: MRAVQRFALFVVLILGGLWAGCSDPPVGEVIVQIPDPIERDLDEIQARDTLVVLTQYNSTSYFLYRGEPMGFEFELLDWFARANDLYLQPLVVRDRDSLLVLLNQGVGDVVAARLSATAEDSVWVGFTRPLYRTNPVVVQREAPLEEADVPPELNSLIDSVAGAAPPETELQDAARGAVIRPAAPGDPVTVRARLVTRPGDLAGREVHVLEGTRIEDRLLELSDGLTGDIHVVEVDSGSVEMLIREVAEETINFTVGHENVAELQESYYSNLVIYPTVDDPYEVSLAVRRNAPDLWQALNAWIEENPGLRANLYRKYFEDRRGYRERVSDEYLTSETGVLSPYDSLFRQHAPIVGWDWRLLASQAFQESRFDPRARSWAGAMGLLQLMPATAREVNVADPYDPVENVEGAARYLIWLTSVWEDEIPDPGERLKFILASYNAGAGHVGDARRLAKKYGGDPNDWESVAYWLLRKSERSVYRDPVVRYGFCRGLEPVTYVAKILDRFAHYSQFVDPEATPLISDPPVEAP
- a CDS encoding DJ-1/PfpI family protein is translated as MIRFLLIGLLLVAGCVAPEAAEQPIPRPSIPERPEGARVLTAGFVITPQVFNSELMAPYDVFQHSIFRDESDYIETFVVSETGGPIETFEGILVTPHYSFADAPDIDILVIPSAGGSMTADLENAALLNWLGQAVEDADWVITVCDGAFPLAATGALNGRKATTFPADRQALQEQFPEVEVLFDQRIVVDGKFITSVGGAMSYEPAFYLVERLYGKQHADLTAEGLVWPWDITQVPMLEVP